The DNA sequence AGTCAAACAGtttgagacatttttttatGGATTATTGATGattattgtctctctctctctcacacacacacacacacacagtgaatcacGTCTTCAGCTCTGATGCTCGTCAGCCATTTTGTCTTCATGTCGCAGCTCGTTGTGTTTTAATGGAGGTTTGGatcagagccacacacacacacacatatcccagggcgttgccatggtgatgggAGGATGAAAGCTTATACGCGACTCTGAGGATTCAGTCTGAATTTAAATgaagctgaatgtgtgtgtgtgtggggggggggggggggggggactactAAAAAGCAAATCATAACAAAGAATAATATGTTTCAGTCATTTGAGGTTTAGTAAAAAGGCAAATATGTTTGAAACATGCAAGTAAATAATTACATAAAACAAGTTAATCATGGTTTCACCATTTATCAAAAGCACCTAATATACAAATGAAAGTGGTTGAATCAGAACATTAATAGCATTTATATGACAtgaatattacatatatatgacTTATAAATAAGGAAGTAAGACCCAACTAACAAACATTTACCCTGAAAATCACtgatcttcctcttcttcctcttcagctGTCTGGAGCTGAGAAGCCCCCTGCTGGAGAACCGGAGAACAACACGTCATCGtcttcagctgcagcaggaacagAAGCTGCAGGAGACGGCGGCAGCAAGGTGACATTCACCTGCATCTCATAGAAAACTCTAATACACTGagtgaccactttattaggttcaACTTCACAGTTCAACTTTAAATCAACCTTTGACCTGAAGGAGGGATTTAAACATGTcaaattaaagggatagtttgtaaactactcactctcccacacaaaaatccatagagaaaaccagtgattttaacatcacacacactgctgcctccatcactgagttcaaatgtcttattttgtagcaGCCATActtaaaaaacctgaactgccCCTTTAAAGTTGTCTGAAGGATATTAAAGTGAGTCTCACAGTAATATATTGAATAATCTCCATGTGAGTGCAACAGTGCCTCTGTGTGGTGGAGACAGACGCAGCGGTTCTCTGACGGTTCCTCGCTCCTCAGGTGGAGATGGTTTTCTGGTTGCTCTCCATGCTCGCCAACAGAGACAAGGAGGAGATGTCCCGGACTCTGCTGGTGCTGTCCAGCTCTCAGGACAGCTGCATCGCCATGAGGAAGTCCGGCTGCGTTCCTCTGCTGGTCCAGATCCTGCACGAAGCTCCGGGCGGCCCCGGAGGCGGTCCTGGAGAGACAACAGTGTCCTGCAGCCGAGAAGCTAAATCCAGAGCCAGTGCCGCTCTCCACAACATCATCTACTCCCAGCAGGACGAGGGCCAGGCCCGGCGGGAGATGCGGGTCCTGCACTTGCTGGAGCAGATCCGGACCTACTGCGACAGTGGCTGGGACTGGATCGAGAACCACACCGGGACACCTTCACCTGGAGGAAGCAGAACCAGTGGTAAGACCGGTTCTTTCTAAACCAGCAGCAGGTAGAACCATCGCAGACTCAGCAGCTaaaggtcacttcctgtttcctcctgAGCAGATATTCCTGAACCTGTGGAGCCACAGATCTGCCAGGCCATGTGCGCCATCATGAAGCTGTCGTTTGAAGAAGAGTACCGACGTGCCATGAATGAATTAGGTTGGTGAAAAACACCGACTCTTTATCCTTTAACACCGCAAAAATTTTCCACTTTCACTTTGTGATGCTGTGGGTGTCATTCTCCAGGCGGCCTGCAGGTGGTGGCAGATCTGATTCACCTGGACCAGGACATGTACGGCATGCAGAATGACCCTATCAACATGGCGCTGCGACGATACGCTGGGATGGCGATGACCAACCTCACGTTTGGAGACGTCGTCAATAAGGTACGAACGGAGTGGGAGTGGCTAGTGCTGAGGGATGATTGACAGGTGTCACTGTGAAAACCCTGTTCACCTGTCATGGTGCAGGAGTGGTTAGCTTAGCAATAGCCACATAACAGTAATCACAATCATCACAGCACTTTATTGATTAACCTGAGGAGGTAAATGTGTGAGAAGTTAGAGAAGTTAGAGAAGGAGGAAGTCTGGAGCAGAAGTCTTCATTTAGTGTCTCATTCAACCTCACTTCAAAAAAACTGCTGTCTCTTTAAAGGTCAACATGCAAAATGAGTCAAAGGAGACAAAGAACCTTTGGACGTTACTGATGAGATAAATGTCTTCATATGAGTTTACAGTGTCACAAGTCTTTGTGATATTTGTTCCTCTGATTAAGTTTAAAAAACCAAACCGCCCGTCTTCTGCTCGTCATCCTGCAGGCGACGCTGTGCTCGAAGAAGAGCTGTCTCCAGGCTCTGGTGGCTCAGCTGTCGTCAGACAGTGAGGAGCTGCATCAAGTGGTCTCCAGCATCCTGAGGAACCTGTCCTGGAGAGCAGACATCAGCAGCAAGAGAGTTCTACGAGACATCGGCTGTGTTTCTGCGCTGATGACCTGCGCGTTGCAGGCCACCAAGGTGAGCCGAATAAACCCAccacaaacccaaacaaaaatgttttagattttttttgcattcattTCTTAAATCATTCGCACAAAAACCAGAACTGTTGGAACAAATGTCAAAGACTAAATCCAAACCCTGTTCTGTTTCTGCAGGAGTCGACCCTGAAGAGTCTTCTGAGCGCTCTGTGGAACATGTCGGCTCACAGCATCGACAACAAGGTGGCCATCTGCTCTGTAGATGGCGCTCTGGGCTTCCTGGTCAGTACACTGACGTACCGATGTCAGACCAACTCGCTGGCCATCATCGAGAGCGGAGGTGGAATTCTCCGAAACGTTTCGAGTCTGATCGCTGCTCGAGAAGACTACAGGTCTTTATTCATTACCTTGTTTGATAATTTTCAGTTTGCACTAACACAGTTTTTGAcataaaaattaacattttctaCTGATTTCTTTCTTCACAGGCAAATCCTCAGGGACCACAACTGCCTCCAGACTCTGCTGCAGCACCTGCGCTCCCACAGCCTGACCATCGTCAGCAACGCCTGCGGGACACTCTGGAACCTTTCAGCCCGGAGTCCAAAAGACCAGGAGTTGCTGTGGGACCTCGGAGCAGTTAGCATGCTGCGCAACCTCATCCACTCTAAGCACAAGATGATAGCCATGGGCAGTGCTGCAGCTCTGAGGAACCTCCTCACCAACCGACCGCTGAAATATAAGGATGCTGCAGTAGTGTCCCCCGGCTCCTGCATGCCCTCACTCTACATGAGGAAACAGAAGGCTTTGGAGGCAGAGCTGGATGCAAAACACCTGGCAGAGACCTTTGACACCCTTGAGAGACAGAGCCCCAAGCACCTAACCCTCAATAAGCCACTTCGGCACATTGAAAGTCTGGCGAAAGACTATGCATCTGATTCTGGttgttttgatgatgatgaggctCCAAACGTCTCCAGTAGCTTGGAAACTGGCAGCTTCTCCATGCTGTCCATGTTCCTCACCAACTCAAACTTCTTACAAAACCAGCCTCGTAAGAGAGACAGTGAACCTGAAAGAGATGTGGACCACCATCAGATGATCGAGAAGAGACATGCGCCCTCTGATGATGTGgtatctgctgctgcagagaagcTGGCAAAAAAGATTACCAACACAGTTGCCAAGATCGACAGGTTAGTGGAGGACATCACCATGCACACGTCCTCAGAGGACAGTCTGAGCTTCAGCTCGGAGGATCACCTGGCGGACTGGCCTTATGGTCTTGATGAACTCAATGAAGCCCGAGCACAATCATGCTCCCCCTGTCACCTCTCTGATACCAGCAGTCTGGCTCACAGAGAACGTCTCACTCGAGCCCACGCACTGTTGCGCCTCAAAACCGCCCACACAAGTGTCTCAACGGACAGTCTGAACAGTGGCAGCACCAGTGACGGCTACTGTGGCAGCAAAGACCAAATACAACCTGCTCCAAGACCCCTAATTGTACCACAGCAAAGACCCAACCAGCTCGATCTCAAGGTGGCTCATCAACAATATCTTAATGTAGGACCTGGTGTCCTCAATGAGACAAGCCAGCAAGATATTCCAGAGAGAGATTCTGTGGACAACAAAGATGTAAAAGCTCTTGAGCTCAGCAACATGGATGCAGAAAAGAACCAGGATCAACCCGTGCAAACACCTGTGAGTGTGTCCACTAAGGTCTCCTCTGATGTCAGCATGACATCCATTAAACTGTCACCATCTTATCAACAGGTTCCACTCATTCAAAGTGTGGCCAAATTTGGTGTGGCAAAGACGGCGATTAATGTCCAGGCTGCCCAGGCAATGAGGAGACAAGCATGGGTTCCTACTGTGATGACTGGGGGGAGCATCACAAAATTTTCACCAATGGCGTCCACTAGAAGTCCAACCATCGGGACGATGGAGACAGTTCAAAAATACTCAGTGGAGAACACGCCAATCTGCTTCTCTCGCTGCAGTTCATTGTCTTCCCTGTCTTCTGGGGACGGAGCCCTGGACggacaaagtgaaaatgaacTGGAGAGTGACTCCTCTTTGGAAATAATTGAAGTGGAGGATGGAGAAGTGGTGAAGAGAGATGACGAGGATGAAACCCTGGAGGATCTGAGCGACAGCCAACTGCTGATGACGGACTCCAAAACCTTCCCATGCAAGGAGACAGATCCCATTGAAATTCCCTGTCCTGCCAAAAGGGAAAAAGTTTTCCTCAGAGGGACTTCACCTGCTGTGCTTGAAGACAGATCTCCATCCAGTTCATCTGACAATTACATACATGAAACACCACTGGTAATGAGTCGCTGTAGCTCGGTCAGTTCCCTGGGCAGTTTTGAGTCTCACTCTATTGCCAGTTCAATCCAAAGCGACCCATGCAGTGAGATGATCGATGGGACTATAAGTCCCAGTGATCTACCCGACAGCCCTGGACAAACAATGCCTCCCAGCCGAAGTAAAACTCCATGTTGTGTTGAGTCAAACGGACCAGAGACACAGGCCTCAGGAATAACGGGCCAGTGGGAAAGTAGCCTGCGGAAGTTCATGGAGATCACAGACAAGGAGAGGTTTAACCTTCCTCCTGACCTTGACACAATGATCTACTTCACTGTGGAAAAGCCAACTGAGAACTTCTCTTGTGCTTCAAGCCTAAGTGCTCTGCCTCTCCATGAACACTATATACAGAAAGACGTAGAGCTGAAATTAACTCCCCTCCTccagcaaaatgacaaagaccTTCCCTTCCCTGATGAGGATGAGCAAGGGCTCGACCACGGAGAGAGATACAGTGAAGGCAATTCAGACGATGATATAGAAATCTTAAAGGAATGCATCAACTCTGCAATGCCCTCCAGGTTCAGAAAAGTGAGATCTTCCCTAATGACCACAATCCCTTCGCATATTCTCAATTCCCATATCCGAAAACAAATCCATCTTCCTGTGTACATGATGCTCCCGAATggcaaaacacaaatgtgtcctGGAAGGCGAATTGTCATCCCACAAAAGGACTTGAGGTTTGATGATTCATCCCTCACTGATTCTGCAGAACATACCCCTGTTAACTTCTCCAGCACAACATCGTTAAGTGATGAAACACTCCAGTATCCAGTAAAAGAGAGGGGGGCTAAAGACTGTACAGCTAAAGGTAtgaacagacaggaagtgcttGATGACGAGGCAAAGAGGATTGAAGACTTGCGGATATTCTCACACTTCCACAAACCCAACAGGACTAATCAGCCACCTGAGATACAAATGAATCGAACAACAAAACACGTCATACCCACTCAGAGGGTGTTGATGCAGAGCAAAGAAGTCGCTGACAGAGTGGCAAGCCAAAGAAATCGTGATCAGTCTCCGAACCAACAGAAGAAGAGGTCAGGTCAAGGCAGTCACAGAAAAATGGAACTGCCCATCATAAAGCAAAACACAGACATCAATACTGGATCACAGAAAGGAAAGACAATCGTCCGACAAATGACACATTCTTCAGAGGACAGTAACAGCTTCTATACTGATGAAAATGAATTTGATGAAACAATGAAGCGAACAAGTAGAAAACAGTTCAGGGAAACAAGCCGAAACACTTTCTCACGGAGCATGACGAACATTGGCAGGATTGATAATCCTCAAGCAAAACCCAGAGGTTTTCAAAGATTAAAACAGAATCTGATAAAGGATGAATCTCCAACATGTTACTCACTCAGCTCTTCTCTGAGTTCACTGAGTGACGCTGAGTTTGACGAACACAAATCAAAAGCTCAGCAAATAtggtacaaaaacagacacaacaaaactCTAAGTATGGCACAACAATCGAAGTCTATGACCATTCACAGCCAATATGAGGAGCAAAGCTCACCAAGTTCTGTGAGCATGGATTCAGAAGACGACCTTCTTCAGAAGTGCATAACATCTGCCATGCCCAAGCAGAGAAGGAGGCTCGCTGCCAGGAGGAAGAAGGCCGAAAATTcgcaaaaacaaaagcaaaaggtCTCTGATAGTTGGAACATGGATGAAGAAATGGACAGTGACGATATGGCATGGGATGAAGATTCTGACCTCAACAGTGTTGAATGGCGGGCCATACAGGAAGGTGCTAACTGTGTTGTCACTGGGCTACAGGCTTCCAGGTCTCAAGAACCATCCTCTGAAGAGACTGAATCAGTCCTGTCATTCATGTCAACGTCCAGCTTTACACCTAAAGAAAGGAAGTTTGCTAAAGACAAAAAGGCAAACAAACCTTTAGATTTCGCACAGCGCAAGCCCGTTCCAAACTTACCAGTGGTTTTCAGAGGCAGAACAGTGATCTATACTCCGAAAAAAGAGACTGCTCCATCACAGAGACCTCCTCCCAGAAAAGTGCCAACCAAGACAGATGCTCCAAAGAACCCAGATCTTGCTCAGCACAGATCAAAGAGCCTCCACAGATTAGGCCGCCCCCAGGACACAGAACTGTCTTTGCCAAAGAGGAGCTCTACTCCACCTCCAAGGATACCAAAAAGTTCATCCTCTGGATCGTCACAAAGCTCTACACCATCCAAACAGAGTCAGAAGAAGATAACATCACCAATTCAGGCAAACAAATCCATTCAGAAAAAGAATGCCACGCCAGTTAGCAGTCCACCAGCAAGGAGTCCCCCTGAAAGAAAGGGAAGGTCCCCTGTTGTGAATCAAAATGAAAAGTCCCCACCACCTAAAACTCAAAAGTCACCAGTTCGAATCCCTTTTATGCAAAATTCTGGAAGACAACCCAGACCTTTGTCACCGCTGGTCACTAACCAAACAACCGACATACAAACTAATCAGGTCAATGGGAAAAGGGTTCTACCCCCTAACCGGTATGACCTTGtcaggatgacctctgtccACTCAAATGGTGGTGAGACTGATCGAAGTGGATTTTTAAGACAGCTGACTTTCATTAAGGAATCAAAGACTGCACTGAGACGTGATGGATCTGTCCACAGCATGTCAAGCTCTCAAAATGGATCACCCCGCAGAGCAGTTCCTGGAGCGTCAGCTGTCTTCCTTTGCTCTTCACGCTGTCAGGAACTTAAAGCAGCTGTTCAAGCTCAAAGAAGGGTTCAAGTAAAAGGTGCAGAACCACCACAGCAGGTCCGTAGGATAAACTCTGGCCTTCAGAAGCAGAGTACAGCCCTCTCCAGAGCAACCTCTAGTGAAAGGAATTTATCTGCTAGACGCCAAGCCAGGAGAACAAGTTCTGAAAGCCCCTGCAGGGTGGCTCAGCGAAATGGGTCCAGCAGACTGTCCAGCACCAGGCAGCAACAAGACAAAGACACCTTTAAACGTCATGCCTCGTCACCGAGCATAAACATACTGAGCCGAGTGACCAGCCGGTCTTCCATCCGCTCTTCATCATCTGATTCGAGTGGAAGGGCAAAGAGCGAGGATGACACAAAGAAGAAAGGACAGAGATCCTCGTCCACCTGGAGGAGAATCAGGGATGAGGATGTACCTCAGATCTTGAAGACTACTCTGCCAGCCAATGCTTTACCTCTGGTGCCTTCTCCTGATGGGGAAAAGCCAAAGCCACCAGTTCTTGCAGGTAAACTGCCTACCATTCTTCTTGCATCTCGCAAGACAAGTGATGCAACAGTCCAGACGGAGGATTTTACGAATAACAAAACCAACTCGAGCACCTCTCCATCCGTCGAAGCGGCTCCGGTTACGTCCGAAGAAGTGGCACGACTCAGCCATTTCAAGAAGATCTGTGCCTCCTCAGGGAGTAACCTCCTGGGTGGTGAGTCAGACGGTTCTCTGAGGAGCCATAGCACCATTTCTACAGGAACAGCAGACGGTCACGTGGGCGGAGCTGTCCATTTCCGACAAGGATCCCCCAGCAAGGCTGCACGAGTCACACCATTCAACTACACCCCCAGCCCCATGACATGCTGCCTGCAGGACTCACAGATCCAAGCTGCCACGGTCAGTGAGAAgtcaggagagaagagagagtcgTAGGACGTTTTGTGGATTACTGGACTCTACTGTGTCTCTACTGTTTCTACCGTGTCCCTGAATGAAACTCTCAAACCCTCAGGTGGACAGACAAGGAGTGTGCTGACACTATACCTCGGATATTGACCTTTAAGTTTCTCCATTGATcacatattcatgtttttctgtctgaacagctTCCATCTACGCCTCCTACAGGGTTGGATGTATGCATTGAAACAGGTCTGATATGAACGGACCGATATTAACTTTTAGAGATGCACTTCAGGAAAACATGTGGCCAGATGAGGAAGTGCATCTT is a window from the Solea solea chromosome 9, fSolSol10.1, whole genome shotgun sequence genome containing:
- the apc2 gene encoding adenomatous polyposis coli protein 2; this encodes MANASYDQLAHQVEALRKENSHLRRELEDNSNHLFKLETETFGMKEVLKQLQSKLEQEAGTLASSGRSDVLHQLTELHMDLTKYYELKHQPHNLRLLPGTLGGAGSGSVVGAEIEDHLALPLSSCSSLSSVAPVNRARSPLRSSSRQSDASAGEATALMLPHHFLDGAPPKTAVISGADGRLSDHHLEELYKERNLLLGEIDREERERCWFFSQLEALSQRLTHLPRIDTFSLQMDLIRQQLEFEAQQLRSVMEERFGTSDEMVQRTQMRVARLEQLEKELHEVQGSQESQLQLSGAEKPPAGEPENNTSSSSAAAGTEAAGDGGSKVEMVFWLLSMLANRDKEEMSRTLLVLSSSQDSCIAMRKSGCVPLLVQILHEAPGGPGGGPGETTVSCSREAKSRASAALHNIIYSQQDEGQARREMRVLHLLEQIRTYCDSGWDWIENHTGTPSPGGSRTSDIPEPVEPQICQAMCAIMKLSFEEEYRRAMNELGGLQVVADLIHLDQDMYGMQNDPINMALRRYAGMAMTNLTFGDVVNKATLCSKKSCLQALVAQLSSDSEELHQVVSSILRNLSWRADISSKRVLRDIGCVSALMTCALQATKESTLKSLLSALWNMSAHSIDNKVAICSVDGALGFLVSTLTYRCQTNSLAIIESGGGILRNVSSLIAAREDYRQILRDHNCLQTLLQHLRSHSLTIVSNACGTLWNLSARSPKDQELLWDLGAVSMLRNLIHSKHKMIAMGSAAALRNLLTNRPLKYKDAAVVSPGSCMPSLYMRKQKALEAELDAKHLAETFDTLERQSPKHLTLNKPLRHIESLAKDYASDSGCFDDDEAPNVSSSLETGSFSMLSMFLTNSNFLQNQPRKRDSEPERDVDHHQMIEKRHAPSDDVVSAAAEKLAKKITNTVAKIDRLVEDITMHTSSEDSLSFSSEDHLADWPYGLDELNEARAQSCSPCHLSDTSSLAHRERLTRAHALLRLKTAHTSVSTDSLNSGSTSDGYCGSKDQIQPAPRPLIVPQQRPNQLDLKVAHQQYLNVGPGVLNETSQQDIPERDSVDNKDVKALELSNMDAEKNQDQPVQTPVSVSTKVSSDVSMTSIKLSPSYQQVPLIQSVAKFGVAKTAINVQAAQAMRRQAWVPTVMTGGSITKFSPMASTRSPTIGTMETVQKYSVENTPICFSRCSSLSSLSSGDGALDGQSENELESDSSLEIIEVEDGEVVKRDDEDETLEDLSDSQLLMTDSKTFPCKETDPIEIPCPAKREKVFLRGTSPAVLEDRSPSSSSDNYIHETPLVMSRCSSVSSLGSFESHSIASSIQSDPCSEMIDGTISPSDLPDSPGQTMPPSRSKTPCCVESNGPETQASGITGQWESSLRKFMEITDKERFNLPPDLDTMIYFTVEKPTENFSCASSLSALPLHEHYIQKDVELKLTPLLQQNDKDLPFPDEDEQGLDHGERYSEGNSDDDIEILKECINSAMPSRFRKVRSSLMTTIPSHILNSHIRKQIHLPVYMMLPNGKTQMCPGRRIVIPQKDLRFDDSSLTDSAEHTPVNFSSTTSLSDETLQYPVKERGAKDCTAKGMNRQEVLDDEAKRIEDLRIFSHFHKPNRTNQPPEIQMNRTTKHVIPTQRVLMQSKEVADRVASQRNRDQSPNQQKKRSGQGSHRKMELPIIKQNTDINTGSQKGKTIVRQMTHSSEDSNSFYTDENEFDETMKRTSRKQFRETSRNTFSRSMTNIGRIDNPQAKPRGFQRLKQNLIKDESPTCYSLSSSLSSLSDAEFDEHKSKAQQIWYKNRHNKTLSMAQQSKSMTIHSQYEEQSSPSSVSMDSEDDLLQKCITSAMPKQRRRLAARRKKAENSQKQKQKVSDSWNMDEEMDSDDMAWDEDSDLNSVEWRAIQEGANCVVTGLQASRSQEPSSEETESVLSFMSTSSFTPKERKFAKDKKANKPLDFAQRKPVPNLPVVFRGRTVIYTPKKETAPSQRPPPRKVPTKTDAPKNPDLAQHRSKSLHRLGRPQDTELSLPKRSSTPPPRIPKSSSSGSSQSSTPSKQSQKKITSPIQANKSIQKKNATPVSSPPARSPPERKGRSPVVNQNEKSPPPKTQKSPVRIPFMQNSGRQPRPLSPLVTNQTTDIQTNQVNGKRVLPPNRYDLVRMTSVHSNGGETDRSGFLRQLTFIKESKTALRRDGSVHSMSSSQNGSPRRAVPGASAVFLCSSRCQELKAAVQAQRRVQVKGAEPPQQVRRINSGLQKQSTALSRATSSERNLSARRQARRTSSESPCRVAQRNGSSRLSSTRQQQDKDTFKRHASSPSINILSRVTSRSSIRSSSSDSSGRAKSEDDTKKKGQRSSSTWRRIRDEDVPQILKTTLPANALPLVPSPDGEKPKPPVLAGKLPTILLASRKTSDATVQTEDFTNNKTNSSTSPSVEAAPVTSEEVARLSHFKKICASSGSNLLGGESDGSLRSHSTISTGTADGHVGGAVHFRQGSPSKAARVTPFNYTPSPMTCCLQDSQIQAATVSEKSGEKRES